A genomic region of Syngnathus scovelli strain Florida unplaced genomic scaffold, RoL_Ssco_1.2 HiC_scaffold_46, whole genome shotgun sequence contains the following coding sequences:
- the LOC125968184 gene encoding janus kinase and microtubule-interacting protein 3-like → MFCKQKGYLDEELDFRKCSMDQAHKRILELEAMLYEALPQRDCPATDGEKASHAGVNDVLTADQREELRSAVDQWKRALMCELRERDACILRENGSAAQRATEEQRAERIHRSSEETNQTIGGEVSVSLSILLLGLHSVALTPAVCGILRSKIQPTPKRLTSTSHHHAYQSR, encoded by the exons atgttctgcaagcagaagggctacctggatgaagagttggacttcaggaagtgttccatggaccaggctcataag aggatcctggagctggaggccatgttgtacgaggcgctaccgcagcgggactgccccgccacggacggcgaaaaagccagccacgctggcgtgaatgacgtgctgacggcggatcagagagaagagcttaggagcgccgtggaccaatggaagcgagccctgatgtgcgagttgagggagcgcgacgcttgcatcctccgagagaatggatctgctgcacagcgcgcaacag aggaacaaagagctgaaagaattcatcgaagctcagaagagacaaatcaaacaattggaggagaagtttctgtttctctttctattcttctccttggccttcattctgtggccctaacaccagctg tgtgtggcatcctgcgatcaaagattcagccaaccccaaagcggttgacctcaacgtcccaccaccatgcctaccagagcaggtga